CGTAGAAACGGGCGAAGACGTTTCTGCGTTCTCAGTCGGGGACCGTGTCGTTGAGCGACCGATTCGGGGATGTGGCGAGTGTTATCAATGTTCGATCGGCGAGGAAAACGTCTGTCAAAACGCGGTGATTACGGGCGTCGATCACGATGGAGCGTACGAACAGTTCATCGCGGTTCCCGAGCGGGCGTTACATCCCGTCCCGGAGGGCGTCGATCCGATGCACGCGGCCGTCGTCGAACCAACGAGTATCGGTGCCCGGGCAGTGATCGAGAACTCTCGTGTGAGTCCCGGTGACCGGGTGTTGGTCGAGGGGCCAGGTCCGATCGGACTACTGACTGCCCAGATAGCACGCGCACAGGGTGGAACTGTCGTCGTCTCTGGGGTCGACCAAGATGGGACGTACCGGTTGCCGCTGGCCGAACGGTTGGGTCTCGAAACGATCAACGTCCAGTCCGAGGCGTTCGAAGAACGGTGCAACGAGCTGACCGATCACGTCGGATTCGATGTCGTGTTCGATACGACCGGCCACCCCTCGGGATTGCCGTCGGCCGTCGACACCGTCCGAAAGGGTGGACAGATCGTTCTCGTCGGACAAACCGGAGAGACGACGATGCCGTACTCGCCGCTCGTCCGTTCTGAGATCGATCTCCAGTGTTCGTATGCATCGATGTACGAGGACTTCGAACGGGCGTTCCGGCTCATCCGCTCGGGGGACGTCGACTGTGAGACGTTCGTCGACGATCGGTTTTCGTTGCTCGACGCCGATGACGCCTTCGAGACGTTCCTCGCTGGAGAGACGTGTAAACCGGTGTTCGACGTCTCTCAACTCGCGGAGTAGTCACTCTCACATGACTGGAGTATCACACGAAGCCACGACTGACGGCGTTTCGTATCGATCCTCGACAAGCATCGTGTTTTAGTAGTTGGTTTCCGTACCGGACGGTGATGATCGATTGGATCGATAGCTACGAGACACGCCGGTGGCAGTCGACGACGGAGGGAACGG
The sequence above is drawn from the Halocatena salina genome and encodes:
- a CDS encoding zinc-binding dehydrogenase — encoded protein: MRGLAKVSRTNGAMELVDRERPKPDPNEALVEVEYAGLCGSDAGIYEFESAFERMELPTVIGHEYTGRIVETGEDVSAFSVGDRVVERPIRGCGECYQCSIGEENVCQNAVITGVDHDGAYEQFIAVPERALHPVPEGVDPMHAAVVEPTSIGARAVIENSRVSPGDRVLVEGPGPIGLLTAQIARAQGGTVVVSGVDQDGTYRLPLAERLGLETINVQSEAFEERCNELTDHVGFDVVFDTTGHPSGLPSAVDTVRKGGQIVLVGQTGETTMPYSPLVRSEIDLQCSYASMYEDFERAFRLIRSGDVDCETFVDDRFSLLDADDAFETFLAGETCKPVFDVSQLAE